In the Muricauda sp. MAR_2010_75 genome, one interval contains:
- a CDS encoding lactonase family protein, whose amino-acid sequence MKKTLVLSLITILTMACGQKTEQKEMYTLFVGTYTNGASEGIYSLQFNAETGSLDSMKLAAELPNPSFLTISKDKQHLYAVQETSDFDSLGGGVTAFKLKDGVLEPQNSIGTGGPGPCHVSLSGDGRLAVSNYVGGNVALYKLKEDGSFGEAPQIIDHKVLDTTKTPHAHMAQFTEEGVFVADLGLDAVKRYKLDGNKFVPGDQPSLSFANGAGPRHFTFGQNGKLYVINELNATISVFEKDSNGAYQEIQVVETLDPTYEGRNACADIHLSSDGKFLYGSNRGENTIVIFAVDPASGELTLVGRQPVHGDWPRNFALDPTEEFLLVANKSSSNVVVFKRDKEAGILTYLSEVEVPNPICLEFLD is encoded by the coding sequence ATGAAAAAAACACTTGTATTAAGTCTAATAACTATTTTAACAATGGCCTGTGGCCAAAAAACCGAACAAAAAGAAATGTATACTCTATTTGTAGGAACCTATACCAATGGAGCCAGTGAAGGCATTTATTCACTTCAATTCAATGCCGAAACAGGCAGTTTGGATTCCATGAAATTGGCGGCCGAGTTACCCAACCCCTCTTTTTTGACCATTTCCAAGGACAAACAACATCTGTATGCAGTTCAGGAAACCTCAGATTTTGATAGTCTAGGGGGAGGAGTCACCGCTTTCAAACTAAAAGATGGCGTCTTGGAACCACAAAATAGTATAGGCACTGGAGGTCCTGGCCCTTGCCATGTATCGCTTTCTGGAGATGGGCGCTTGGCGGTTTCCAATTATGTAGGAGGCAATGTGGCCCTTTACAAATTAAAAGAAGATGGATCTTTTGGGGAAGCCCCACAGATCATAGACCATAAAGTTTTGGACACCACAAAAACGCCACATGCCCACATGGCACAATTTACCGAAGAAGGTGTTTTTGTGGCCGACTTGGGTTTGGATGCGGTTAAACGCTATAAATTGGATGGTAATAAATTTGTGCCCGGAGACCAACCCTCTTTGTCATTTGCCAACGGTGCAGGCCCCCGCCATTTTACATTTGGACAAAATGGGAAATTGTATGTAATCAACGAACTAAATGCCACCATATCGGTTTTTGAGAAAGATTCCAACGGAGCTTACCAAGAAATCCAAGTAGTGGAAACCTTAGACCCAACCTATGAAGGCAGGAATGCCTGTGCCGATATTCACTTATCATCCGACGGAAAGTTTTTGTACGGCTCCAACAGAGGGGAGAACACCATCGTTATTTTTGCCGTGGACCCTGCCTCCGGGGAATTGACCTTGGTAGGAAGGCAACCCGTTCATGGTGATTGGCCCCGAAATTTTGCTTTGGATCCCACAGAAGAATTTTTGTTGGTGGCCAATAAAAGTAGCAGCAATGTTGTGGTGTTCAAAAGGGATAAGGAGGCGGGAATTTTGACTTATTTAAGTGAAGTTGAGGTGCCCAACCCTATTTGCTTGGAGTTCTTGGATTAA
- a CDS encoding SMP-30/gluconolactonase/LRE family protein gives MRIVFLLALFISCVNPEKPIELHFEKDLIPEGIAIDPVLQKVYLNSLKSAKIVRCNLDGSNPEEFLSSHQYGYLSGFGMTIKGDTLYALGNGLSKENNTSILLLLDIYLGELIQSYPLDNGNFVFLNDIAVNSKGTVYITDSESSDIYTINPNTNQLEVFFSNNEVKHSNGIAISNNEQYLYLATYTSGIRVLDIANKKLINQPNAFKGIDGMKFYQNHLIGIVNAKRDLSQNGIFQFRLNEEGSEILSETKISEFEQSSDIPTTFAINRNHMYFVADSQLDNFDQGNNTIVNPTTLENYRLVKRKLSF, from the coding sequence ATGCGAATCGTCTTTTTATTGGCCTTATTTATTTCATGCGTTAATCCTGAAAAACCAATTGAACTCCATTTTGAGAAAGATTTGATTCCCGAAGGAATTGCCATCGACCCAGTTTTACAAAAGGTGTACTTAAACAGTTTAAAAAGTGCCAAGATTGTCCGTTGCAATTTGGATGGAAGCAATCCTGAGGAATTTCTTTCCAGTCATCAATACGGATATCTTTCGGGTTTTGGGATGACCATTAAAGGAGACACGCTCTATGCATTGGGAAATGGGTTGTCCAAGGAAAATAATACCTCCATCTTGCTTTTGTTGGATATATATTTAGGAGAACTCATCCAATCCTACCCGCTGGACAATGGAAATTTTGTGTTTTTGAATGACATTGCCGTGAATTCCAAAGGGACCGTTTACATTACGGATTCAGAAAGTAGTGACATTTACACCATTAATCCGAACACAAATCAATTGGAGGTCTTTTTCTCCAATAATGAAGTGAAACATTCCAATGGCATTGCTATTTCCAATAATGAGCAATATCTATATCTGGCCACCTACACGAGTGGTATTCGGGTTTTGGACATTGCCAACAAGAAACTGATTAACCAACCCAATGCTTTTAAGGGCATTGATGGGATGAAATTTTATCAAAACCATCTTATTGGGATAGTCAATGCAAAACGAGACCTTTCTCAAAATGGAATCTTTCAATTTAGGTTGAATGAAGAGGGTTCCGAAATTCTATCGGAAACCAAAATTTCAGAATTTGAACAATCCTCGGACATCCCTACAACTTTCGCAATTAATAGAAATCACATGTATTTTGTGGCAGATTCCCAGTTGGATAATTTTGACCAAGGTAACAATACTATTGTCAATCCAACTACGTTGGAAAATTACCGGTTGGTGAAAAGGAAGCTCTCCTTTTAA
- a CDS encoding nuclear transport factor 2 family protein: MNRYFSILATMTLLSCGVETKSTESTPIILEQDQALLRHLKEVDWPKAYREQDTVLLGSILGDDFQMIDADGNWSNKAQELEWIKAHSSPHDSFFFEIKRLDILPNGTAMICGTGHIFKDSTKTIYQSSNVVVKRNGQWKAIASHVSGIQQVE; this comes from the coding sequence GTGAATCGCTATTTCAGTATCCTTGCCACTATGACGTTGCTATCCTGTGGAGTAGAAACAAAATCCACAGAATCCACCCCAATCATTTTAGAACAAGACCAAGCTTTGCTGCGGCATTTGAAAGAAGTGGATTGGCCCAAGGCCTATCGGGAGCAAGACACGGTTTTACTTGGTTCCATCTTGGGAGATGATTTTCAAATGATCGATGCCGATGGAAACTGGTCCAACAAAGCCCAAGAATTGGAATGGATAAAGGCGCATTCCAGCCCCCACGATTCCTTCTTCTTTGAAATAAAACGCTTGGATATTCTACCCAATGGCACAGCAATGATTTGTGGAACGGGACACATCTTCAAGGACTCCACCAAGACCATTTACCAGTCCAGCAATGTAGTGGTAAAACGCAATGGGCAATGGAAGGCCATTGCATCGCATGTGTCAGGGATTCAGCAGGTGGAATGA
- a CDS encoding LytTR family DNA-binding domain-containing protein codes for MPKLISLISLFVLLNMGIGRMFQASLGIPCFSELSILAVTSFVFWTASAKQIKVWAQKWSFNPHSKSLLIQGGLGLSASALNIIVGQVLVVFLMTTVYQCTSPSFNLLNAGLTNNIAVNLLCYFFLLFHFVGTESKSTPNASEKATQIKVSKKGMQFILHPYEIMYVETSNNCIVLHTEKGKFVKYQSLRSFQKQVCPKNFKRVHRSYLVNRFFMDHFQKNKNGDGVLHLKNGTELKFSRMYFKDFIDSDSATHA; via the coding sequence ATGCCCAAACTTATTTCCCTAATAAGCCTCTTTGTATTGCTCAACATGGGCATTGGCCGCATGTTTCAGGCAAGTTTGGGGATTCCTTGTTTTTCTGAATTGAGTATTCTAGCCGTTACCAGTTTTGTTTTTTGGACCGCTTCTGCAAAGCAAATCAAAGTATGGGCCCAAAAATGGTCTTTTAACCCCCATTCCAAATCCCTATTGATTCAGGGAGGGTTGGGATTATCGGCCTCAGCATTGAATATCATTGTGGGACAGGTATTGGTCGTTTTTTTAATGACCACGGTGTACCAGTGCACTTCGCCCAGCTTCAATTTGCTGAATGCGGGACTAACCAACAATATTGCCGTAAACTTGCTCTGCTATTTCTTTCTCTTGTTCCATTTTGTTGGAACTGAATCAAAATCAACCCCAAACGCATCCGAAAAAGCTACGCAAATAAAAGTAAGCAAGAAGGGAATGCAATTTATACTTCATCCCTATGAAATCATGTATGTGGAAACCAGTAATAATTGTATTGTACTGCATACTGAAAAAGGGAAGTTTGTAAAATATCAAAGTCTACGTTCTTTCCAAAAACAGGTTTGTCCCAAAAATTTTAAGCGAGTGCACCGTTCCTATTTGGTAAATCGCTTTTTTATGGACCATTTCCAAAAGAACAAAAATGGAGATGGGGTCCTTCATTTAAAAAATGGAACCGAACTTAAATTCAGTCGGATGTATTTTAAGGATTTCATCGATTCTGACTCCGCGACTCACGCCTAA
- a CDS encoding NUDIX domain-containing protein encodes MKEIDKIAFIETKNGQILSTKSKGKTKYYIPGGKREPGETDEETLIREILEELSVKIKKETIEYVGTFIAQSDGAKEGVLVKMTCYRAEYNGILHPSSEIEEIKWLNYKDLDIISEVDKKIFRFLKKIGELE; translated from the coding sequence ATGAAAGAAATTGATAAAATCGCATTTATTGAAACCAAGAATGGACAAATTTTAAGCACAAAATCTAAAGGAAAAACCAAATACTATATCCCTGGTGGAAAAAGAGAGCCTGGAGAGACTGATGAAGAAACACTTATAAGGGAAATTTTAGAAGAATTAAGTGTAAAAATCAAAAAAGAAACGATTGAATATGTTGGAACATTCATTGCTCAATCAGATGGGGCAAAAGAAGGTGTTTTAGTCAAAATGACCTGCTACAGGGCTGAATACAATGGGATTTTACATCCGTCAAGTGAGATTGAAGAAATAAAATGGCTGAACTATAAGGATTTGGATATCATATCCGAGGTGGATAAAAAAATATTCAGATTTCTCAAAAAAATTGGGGAACTGGAATAA
- a CDS encoding GNAT family N-acetyltransferase, whose protein sequence is MNLNDTHIRTNIKPGDLGFVMYRHGKLYGEEYNYGVSFETYVGAGLHEFYENYNPDLDRAWICEYEEKIVGFLLLMHRKNHTAQLRYFYLEHEFRGIGLGKKLMSLFMDFLQEKKYRSCYLWTTHELLSAASLYKRHGFILTKEKETTSFGKLIKEQRYDLSKI, encoded by the coding sequence ATGAATTTGAACGATACACATATCAGGACAAACATTAAGCCTGGTGACCTGGGTTTTGTAATGTACCGTCATGGCAAACTATATGGTGAAGAATATAATTATGGTGTTTCATTTGAAACTTATGTCGGAGCAGGTTTGCATGAGTTTTATGAAAATTACAACCCTGATCTGGATAGAGCTTGGATATGTGAATATGAAGAAAAGATTGTGGGTTTTCTTTTGTTGATGCACAGGAAAAACCATACTGCACAACTCCGCTATTTTTATCTTGAGCATGAATTTAGAGGCATTGGATTGGGAAAGAAACTAATGTCACTTTTCATGGATTTCCTTCAAGAAAAAAAATATCGATCTTGTTATCTATGGACTACCCATGAATTGTTATCTGCAGCCTCACTTTACAAAAGGCATGGATTCATATTGACAAAAGAAAAGGAAACAACAAGTTTTGGAAAATTGATAAAAGAACAACGCTACGATTTATCAAAAATATAG
- a CDS encoding MarR family winged helix-turn-helix transcriptional regulator encodes MKKDTIQKIREFNRFYTGIIGLTNNHILQSQYSLSEVRVMFEIYYKPTITARQIKEIVQIDEGYLSRLISKLVKHGIIVKAKSKNDKREYSLTLTLKGKETFLKLNERSSDSISGIIGHLDTNEQEELVSLFEKVMNLLVKK; translated from the coding sequence ATGAAAAAAGATACCATACAAAAAATAAGAGAATTCAATCGTTTTTATACCGGGATAATCGGTCTGACAAATAATCATATTTTGCAAAGCCAGTATTCCCTTTCAGAGGTTAGGGTAATGTTTGAAATCTATTACAAACCGACCATTACAGCAAGACAAATAAAAGAAATCGTTCAAATCGATGAAGGCTATTTAAGTCGGTTAATCTCAAAACTGGTAAAACACGGCATCATTGTTAAAGCAAAGTCTAAGAACGACAAAAGGGAATATTCTCTTACACTTACCTTAAAAGGAAAAGAAACATTTCTAAAACTCAACGAAAGGTCTTCAGACAGTATTTCGGGAATTATTGGTCATCTCGACACTAATGAACAGGAAGAATTGGTAAGCCTTTTCGAAAAAGTAATGAACTTATTAGTCAAAAAGTAA